In one window of Comamonas testosteroni DNA:
- a CDS encoding sensor histidine kinase produces MPVMSMFALAPLFRHAGITVAACLLIAAALTALGQGLWDVNLAYSLAIGLISWLSIDLLRLRWRESDDIPWPRGMRGMALVPLGIAAGMVLGNPLGLLYVQQFHPELPAAARPSLWLPFAITLATSIAMSWGFYVVGKSRHLQMLAEQAQRQAAQARLSLLQAQLEPHMLFNTLANLRVLIATDAPRAEQMLDHLIAYLRATLAGSRSGTHSLASEFALLADYLALMQIRMGDRLTYSLTLPADLAELPVPPLLLQPLVENSIRHGLEPQLAGGHIAVQAVMQDASQLLLSVQDNGQGLSAPSGLPPSGSGSGSGFGLAQIRERLASRYGSAASLELRADSAGATRACIVLPLKPQP; encoded by the coding sequence ATGCCCGTCATGTCCATGTTTGCGCTCGCGCCCCTCTTTCGCCATGCCGGCATCACCGTGGCGGCCTGTCTGCTGATCGCGGCAGCCCTGACGGCACTCGGCCAGGGCCTGTGGGATGTCAACCTTGCCTATTCGCTGGCCATCGGCCTGATCAGCTGGCTGAGCATCGATCTGCTCAGACTGCGCTGGCGCGAGTCCGACGACATTCCCTGGCCACGCGGCATGCGCGGCATGGCCCTGGTGCCGCTGGGGATTGCAGCAGGCATGGTTCTGGGCAATCCGCTGGGGCTCCTCTACGTTCAGCAGTTCCATCCCGAGCTGCCGGCCGCAGCCCGGCCCTCGCTATGGCTGCCGTTTGCCATCACCCTGGCGACCAGCATTGCCATGTCCTGGGGCTTTTATGTGGTGGGCAAATCGCGCCATCTGCAAATGCTGGCAGAGCAGGCCCAGCGCCAGGCCGCCCAAGCGCGGCTCAGCCTGCTGCAGGCCCAGCTGGAGCCGCATATGCTGTTCAACACCCTGGCCAATCTGCGCGTGCTGATCGCCACCGATGCACCGCGTGCCGAACAGATGCTCGACCATCTGATTGCCTACCTGCGCGCCACGCTTGCCGGCTCGCGCAGCGGCACCCACAGTCTTGCCAGCGAATTTGCCTTGCTAGCCGACTATCTGGCCCTGATGCAGATCCGCATGGGCGACAGGCTCACCTACTCCTTGACGCTGCCCGCTGATCTGGCCGAACTGCCCGTGCCGCCGCTTCTGCTGCAGCCGCTGGTGGAGAACAGCATTCGCCATGGGCTCGAACCCCAGCTGGCCGGCGGCCATATTGCCGTGCAGGCCGTCATGCAGGATGCGAGCCAGCTCCTGCTCAGTGTGCAGGACAATGGCCAGGGCCTGTCAGCGCCTTCAGGCCTGCCTCCTTCGGGCTCCGGCTCCGGCTCCGGCTTTGGCTTGGCGCAGATCCGGGAGCGCCTGGCCAGCCGCTACGGCAGCGCTGCCAGCCTGGAGTTGAGAGCCGATAGCGCAGGCGCAACCCGGGCCTGCATCGTATTACCCCTGAAGCCCCAGCCATGA
- a CDS encoding 2TM domain-containing protein — MNPISEDALHRQARRRAGMKLGWYIHAAVYAAVNLGLMALALSQGRHWAVYPALGWGLGLLMHGAVVWLLAPGSPLFQRLLERELKTLQRSEKR, encoded by the coding sequence ATGAACCCGATCTCTGAAGACGCTCTGCACCGGCAGGCACGCCGCCGCGCCGGCATGAAGCTGGGCTGGTATATCCACGCTGCGGTCTATGCCGCCGTGAATCTGGGCCTGATGGCCCTGGCTCTGAGCCAGGGACGGCACTGGGCCGTCTACCCGGCTCTGGGCTGGGGTCTGGGCCTGCTGATGCATGGCGCCGTGGTCTGGCTGCTGGCCCCCGGCAGTCCGCTTTTTCAGCGACTGCTGGAGCGCGAGCTGAAAACGCTGCAGCGCAGCGAAAAGCGCTAG
- a CDS encoding DUF2306 domain-containing protein, producing the protein MQLTPLIAFHMSSAIAATLAGAIALWARRPAGALPWLHTIAGYGFVLLMLATAISALFIRDFKLPNWAGFTPVHLLIPVTLGGLALSLWHLAHRRIGQHRSVMRKLYFGSCVVAGLFTLLPGRLLGNLLWQQLA; encoded by the coding sequence ATGCAACTCACGCCCTTGATTGCCTTTCACATGAGTTCCGCCATCGCGGCCACTCTTGCCGGAGCCATCGCCCTGTGGGCCAGGCGCCCGGCCGGAGCGCTGCCCTGGCTGCACACAATCGCAGGCTATGGCTTTGTGCTGCTCATGCTGGCCACCGCCATCTCCGCCTTGTTCATACGCGACTTCAAGCTGCCCAACTGGGCAGGCTTCACGCCCGTTCATCTGCTGATCCCCGTGACGCTGGGAGGCCTGGCGCTGTCTTTGTGGCATCTGGCCCATCGACGCATCGGCCAGCATCGCAGCGTCATGCGCAAGCTGTACTTCGGCAGCTGCGTCGTCGCGGGACTGTTCACGCTGCTTCCGGGCCGGCTGCTGGGCAATCTGCTGTGGCAGCAATTGGCCTGA
- a CDS encoding PsiF family protein — protein MKKFVVLAVVSLACSMSMAAGDKPKTAQQQLMGTCNTEATGKKGDERKEFMKSCLSDGKKRQQERMKSCNADATGKKGDERKAFMSECLKKD, from the coding sequence ATGAAAAAATTTGTGGTCCTGGCTGTCGTGTCCCTGGCCTGCAGCATGAGCATGGCTGCCGGTGACAAACCCAAAACCGCCCAGCAGCAGTTGATGGGCACCTGCAACACCGAAGCCACCGGCAAGAAGGGCGATGAGCGCAAGGAGTTCATGAAGTCCTGCCTGTCCGACGGCAAAAAGCGCCAGCAGGAACGCATGAAGAGCTGCAACGCCGATGCGACCGGCAAAAAGGGCGACGAGCGCAAGGCCTTCATGAGCGAGTGCCTGAAGAAGGACTGA